The Episyrphus balteatus chromosome 4, idEpiBalt1.1, whole genome shotgun sequence genome includes a window with the following:
- the LOC129918831 gene encoding inositol-3-phosphate synthase, whose product MSASNLEVLSPNVQIDENYIEVDYEYQTSSVKRDGGKIQVKPEKLSLKIRTEKNVPKLGLMLVGWGGNNGSTLSAALEANRRQLEWRKKTGIQKANWYGSITQASTVYLGNDDNGKDVYIPMKDLVPMVNPNDIVVDGWDISTLNIGDSMRRAQVLDVELQDQLYKELSKMQPRPSIYDPDFIAANQSTRADNVIQGTKYQQFEQIRKDIQDFKATSGVEKIIVLWTANTERFCEIEEGLNTTMSELQASVKANKSEISPSTIFAMASITEGCTYINGSPQNTFVPGLIEMAEHHGVFIAGDDFKSGQTKLKSVLVDFLVGAGIKPTSIVSYNHLGNNDGKNLSAPKQFRSKEISKSNVVDDMVESNSILYKPNEHPDHVVVIKYVPYVGDSKRAMDEYTSEIMMGGHNTLVIHNTCEDSLLASPLILDLVILGELCSRIHLKSNKETSSQWVAFKPVLSILSYLCKAPLVPKGTPVVNSLFSQRAAIENILRACVGLPPISHMALEQRFDFASISTIEPPLKKLKTSIEAKKLENGHQNGHAKGENNHSQKVTVNGYH is encoded by the exons gtGAAGCCCGAAAAATTATCTCTAAAAATTCGAACTGAAAAAAATGTGCCAAAATTGGGTCTGATGCTGGTTGGTTGGGGTGGCAATAATGGTTCAACATTGAGTGCTGCTCTCGAAGCCAATCGTCGTCAGTTGGAATGGAGAAAGAAAACTGGCATACAAAAAGCCAATTGGTATGGATCAATAACCCAAGCATCGACAGTTTATTTGGGAAATGATGATAATGGCAAAGATGTTTATATACCAATGAAGGATCTTGTTCCTATGGTTAATCCTAATGATATTG tTGTCGATGGTTGGGATATCAGTACATTGAACATTGGAGATTCCATGCGTCGGGCTCAAGTTCTAGATGTTGAATTACAAGATCAATTGTATAAGGAGCTATCTAAAATGCAACCTCGCCCATCGATCTATGATCCGGATTTTATAGCTGCCAATCAATCGACTCGTGCTGACAACGTTATACAAGGGACCAAATATCAACAATTTGAACAGATTCGCAAggatattcaagattttaaAGCAACTTCAGGAGTTGAAAAGATAATAGTTTTATGGACCGCTAATACGGAACGTTTTTGTGAGATTGAAGAGGGTTTGAACACCACTATGAGTGAGCTACAGGCATCAGTCAAAGCAAATAAGTCGGAAATATCACCATCGACAATTTTTGCTATGGCTAGTATTACTGAAGGT TGTACTTACATCAATGGATCTCCTCAAAATACATTTGTTCCTGGACTTATTGAAATGGCCGAACATCATGGAGTTTTTATAGCCGGAGATGATTTTAAATCTGGTCAGACCAAGTTAAAGTCAGTGTTGGTAGATTTCTTAGTTGGAGCCGGTATCAAACCCACCTCTATTGTCAGCTATAATCATTTGGGCAATAACGATGGCAAAAACTTATCTGCACCTAAACAGTTCCGGTCCAAAGAG ATTTCTAAGAGTAACGTTGTTGACGATATGGTCGAATCAAACAGTATTCTGTATAAGCCAAACGAACACCCTGATCATGTGGTAGTCATAAAATACGTTCCCTATGTTGGAGACAGCAAAAGGGCCATGGACGAGTATACCAGTGAAATTATGATGGGTGGCCACAACACTTTGGTTATTCataacacctgtgaagattcaCTTTTGGCATCTCCATTGATTTTGGATTTGGTAATTTTAGGAGAGCTTTGTTCAAGGATTCACCTGAAAAGCAACAAGGAAACAAGTTCTCAATGGGTTGCTTTCAAGCCTGTCTTGTCAATTCTAAGCTACTTGTGCAAGGCTCCTCTTGTCCCGAAGGGAACTCCTGTTGTGAATTCTCTCTTTAGTCAGAGGGCagcaattgaaaatattttaagagcTTGTGTTGGGCTTCCTCCAATTTCTCACATGGCTTTGGAGCAAAGA tttgatTTTGCAAGCATCTCCACAATTGAACCACCACTAAAGAAGCTCAAGACCTCAATCGAGGCTAAGAAACTTGAAAATGGTCATCAGAATGGTCATGCTAAAGGAGAAAATAATCACAGCCAAAAAGTAACTGTGAATGGCTATCATTAG